From the genome of Thermococcus chitonophagus, one region includes:
- a CDS encoding soluble NSF attachment family protein: MDIDLLMSTPEELEREGYQRIKEGKIKDGVKMLVRAAKGYEEKRDIQKAASLYKEAGALLRDKLGLYEQAKPLMLRAAYLYLKVIEGEIDKPEVNLERLTNSCLNVIEAFTFLGDQEHVRKYAEEFAKMYEDLGSNYEEAGEIESAIVAYESAYRYYDLLNNKEGVERIAGRLVEIYGKIAEDAIENEMYEESAEAFERVANYIKTIFGYDERYRELMETAGKHYEKASKLAYAEGDLETMTRLLLKAQYAYLLARNFNRANLIGVNLIKMLNQVIENYRSSGRFDVVGDKLIELAEALVGLGKFENAMKIYREALEETGGRIDIRARIRISTIKYIAAKEMSLDLLRVLDAIDFLMKHAKFLDAMELAEEAIRKYEEGEKILKFMYQAEGVR; encoded by the coding sequence TTGGACATAGACCTCCTTATGTCAACTCCAGAAGAGCTCGAAAGGGAAGGATATCAAAGGATAAAGGAAGGTAAAATTAAAGACGGCGTTAAAATGCTCGTAAGAGCAGCAAAGGGATATGAAGAGAAAAGAGATATTCAGAAAGCTGCAAGCTTATACAAAGAGGCAGGGGCTTTACTAAGGGACAAATTAGGATTATATGAGCAGGCAAAACCTTTGATGTTAAGGGCAGCTTATTTATACTTAAAAGTTATAGAGGGAGAAATAGATAAGCCTGAAGTAAATTTAGAAAGGTTAACGAATTCTTGTCTAAATGTTATAGAGGCATTTACATTTCTCGGTGATCAGGAACATGTGAGAAAGTATGCTGAAGAATTTGCCAAAATGTACGAAGATTTAGGTTCGAACTACGAAGAAGCAGGTGAGATTGAGTCTGCTATAGTAGCTTATGAGTCCGCTTATAGATACTACGATTTACTCAACAACAAAGAGGGCGTAGAGAGAATAGCTGGCAGATTAGTAGAAATCTACGGAAAAATCGCAGAAGATGCCATAGAAAATGAGATGTATGAAGAGAGCGCAGAAGCTTTTGAGAGAGTTGCAAACTACATAAAGACGATATTTGGATATGATGAGAGATACAGAGAGCTCATGGAAACTGCAGGGAAACACTATGAGAAGGCTAGCAAGTTAGCGTATGCTGAAGGAGACCTAGAAACCATGACAAGGTTACTGCTAAAGGCACAATATGCATACCTTCTCGCGAGAAACTTTAACAGGGCTAATCTAATCGGTGTTAACCTAATAAAAATGCTGAACCAAGTAATCGAGAACTACAGGAGCTCGGGAAGATTTGATGTTGTTGGAGACAAGCTAATAGAGCTCGCCGAAGCCTTAGTAGGATTGGGAAAATTTGAAAATGCTATGAAGATTTACAGAGAAGCCCTAGAGGAGACGGGTGGAAGGATAGATATAAGAGCAAGAATAAGGATAAGCACGATAAAATACATAGCTGCGAAGGAAATGAGCTTAGACTTATTGAGAGTACTAGACGCAATAGACTTCCTGATGAAACATGCAAAATTCCTCGATGCTATGGAATTAGCCGAGGAAGCAATAAGAAAATATGAAGAGGGTGAAAAGATTCTAAAGTTTATGTATCAGGCAGAAGGTGTCAGGTAA
- a CDS encoding glycosyltransferase gives MKVVVGIPSYNNADTIGFVVRQAAEGLKKYFGGGIIVNADGGSTDGTRDVVLSTKVPEGVEVHSFVYKWPIPGKGSAMKEIMEFARERDADAVVFVDSDLRSITPEWIYKFAEPIEKGYDFVAPLYLRHKWDGTITNNIAYPMTTSLYGYDIRQPIGGDFGISAKMIDLYLEDEEVWMTDVARFGVDIFLTTTAIANKRKVVQVSLGMKIHNPKDPAASLGPMFNQVVGTLFMLMKKYEDVWKDVKEIRPVETWGEEVKGEPEEVKVTLELLKERARELFEKEKQVLSKALARDTFEAVVKALETFEFPDDLWARVLFDGAVAYKKGIIKNAEPLIPLYFAKTADFVIRTRDMTTMEAERLIRERAKVFLKEKEYLIEKWFT, from the coding sequence ATGAAAGTCGTCGTTGGAATTCCAAGCTACAACAACGCTGACACGATAGGATTTGTGGTAAGACAGGCTGCCGAAGGTCTCAAGAAGTACTTTGGAGGAGGAATTATAGTCAATGCCGATGGTGGTAGTACTGATGGAACGAGAGATGTTGTTCTCTCAACTAAGGTTCCGGAGGGGGTTGAGGTTCACAGCTTCGTGTACAAGTGGCCAATCCCAGGGAAGGGTAGTGCAATGAAAGAGATCATGGAGTTTGCCAGGGAAAGGGACGCTGATGCTGTAGTGTTTGTAGACAGTGACTTGAGGAGCATAACCCCTGAATGGATATACAAGTTCGCCGAGCCAATTGAAAAGGGCTACGACTTCGTCGCACCTCTGTATTTGAGGCACAAATGGGATGGTACAATAACCAATAACATCGCTTATCCAATGACTACCTCTCTGTATGGGTATGACATAAGGCAGCCCATTGGTGGGGACTTCGGTATAAGTGCCAAGATGATAGATCTGTACCTCGAGGATGAAGAGGTATGGATGACTGATGTTGCTAGGTTTGGAGTTGACATCTTCCTCACGACGACGGCTATCGCTAACAAGAGGAAGGTCGTTCAGGTAAGCCTTGGAATGAAGATACACAACCCGAAAGATCCGGCGGCATCTCTTGGTCCAATGTTTAATCAGGTTGTTGGCACGCTATTTATGCTGATGAAGAAGTATGAAGATGTGTGGAAGGACGTTAAAGAAATAAGGCCTGTGGAAACCTGGGGGGAGGAAGTTAAAGGGGAGCCTGAGGAAGTCAAAGTAACACTTGAACTGCTAAAGGAGAGAGCAAGAGAGCTGTTTGAAAAGGAAAAGCAGGTGCTTTCAAAAGCTCTGGCTCGTGACACCTTTGAGGCCGTGGTGAAGGCCCTTGAGACATTTGAATTCCCCGATGATTTATGGGCGAGGGTGCTGTTTGATGGGGCTGTGGCCTACAAGAAGGGTATTATAAAGAATGCTGAACCCCTGATACCGCTTTACTTTGCGAAGACAGCTGACTTCGTGATAAGGACTAGAGATATGACAACTATGGAAGCTGAAAGGCTGATTAGAGAGAGGGCTAAGGTATTCCTAAAGGAGAAAGAGTATCTTATCGAGAAGTGGTTTACCTGA
- a CDS encoding Gfo/Idh/MocA family protein — MPERLKVGVIGCGNIFNLAHKPALKAMRKTIKVVAVMDINEEAAKKAGKELNAKVFTNLDEFLEQDMDVVEILTPTYTHAELTIKALKAGKHVIVEKPIALTIEEAGKMIKEAEQQGLKLFVGHVRRFDKRWRQIKEVIKSRNILPMQIRKTEVQHLPFPADYWYWDESKSGGVVIDLGVHVTDFLRWFFESEPVEVFAIGKAIRGEARVNKTYDHVVMFIKFEGDKTGIAEVSWSYPLPAKYGVFYHHLDIIGKNGRIRYTPLDTPVVGVVKSTFEMPRFSPMLSTFPEAFEAELRHFFECIKSDCEPVVTARDALIALYIAEKARESIRKGEPVKLEVM; from the coding sequence ATGCCAGAGAGACTCAAAGTTGGCGTAATAGGCTGTGGAAACATCTTCAATTTAGCCCACAAGCCAGCGCTGAAAGCCATGAGAAAAACGATAAAGGTAGTAGCGGTAATGGATATAAATGAGGAGGCAGCAAAGAAAGCAGGAAAAGAGCTTAACGCTAAAGTCTTCACAAACCTAGATGAGTTCCTAGAGCAGGATATGGATGTCGTCGAAATACTAACCCCAACCTACACTCACGCAGAGCTTACAATAAAAGCTCTGAAGGCGGGCAAACACGTGATAGTTGAGAAGCCAATAGCCCTTACCATCGAAGAGGCAGGAAAGATGATAAAAGAGGCAGAGCAACAGGGACTTAAGCTCTTCGTCGGCCACGTAAGGAGGTTCGACAAGAGATGGAGACAGATTAAAGAAGTAATAAAGTCTAGGAACATTCTCCCGATGCAGATTAGAAAGACAGAGGTACAACATTTACCATTCCCAGCCGACTATTGGTACTGGGACGAGAGCAAGAGCGGCGGAGTTGTTATAGACCTCGGTGTTCACGTGACAGACTTCTTGAGGTGGTTCTTCGAGAGCGAGCCCGTTGAAGTGTTTGCAATAGGAAAAGCGATAAGGGGAGAGGCAAGGGTTAACAAGACTTATGACCACGTTGTCATGTTCATAAAGTTCGAAGGAGACAAAACGGGAATAGCTGAGGTAAGCTGGAGCTATCCACTACCGGCCAAATATGGCGTCTTCTACCACCACCTCGACATAATAGGAAAGAATGGAAGGATAAGGTACACCCCACTGGACACTCCAGTAGTGGGAGTAGTGAAGAGCACCTTTGAGATGCCAAGATTCTCTCCAATGCTGTCTACATTCCCAGAGGCATTTGAAGCCGAACTCAGACACTTCTTTGAGTGCATCAAGAGCGACTGTGAGCCTGTTGTTACCGCTAGAGATGCTTTAATAGCCCTATATATAGCAGAAAAGGCTAGGGAGAGCATTAGAAAGGGAGAGCCCGTCAAGCTGGAGGTGATGTGA
- a CDS encoding Gfo/Idh/MocA family protein: MVRFGVISYAHPHALRYASTIRASRRAKLVAISGDGANANVAKIEARKYGAKFYPSYEELLKDKTVEAVYIAIETYRHKEVAIRAAEEGKHILLEKPIALTVEDGKEIIKAAKKAGVKLMVPFNPRFTHPLRKAKEMVESGEIGKLEYIYAISEYVKPPMFLEGIDTSWFFDPKKSGGGGFMDTAPHGIDSLFWLTESEPVRVYADIGSKIWGFKVDDIGTALIEFKNNVVALLTAGWANPRGYPYGLEMKYYIVGDDGFLDIRTAYPDFTVYQERTEKIYWERPDVEGIINAFIDAIQQDKEPPITGEDALKNLAVVLAAYESTKTGKAVKIGL, encoded by the coding sequence ATGGTGAGGTTTGGTGTTATAAGCTATGCTCACCCCCACGCTTTGAGGTACGCATCTACGATAAGAGCCAGCAGGAGAGCGAAGCTCGTTGCAATTTCAGGGGATGGAGCTAACGCAAACGTCGCAAAAATTGAGGCCAGAAAGTATGGGGCAAAGTTCTATCCCAGTTATGAGGAACTCCTTAAGGACAAGACTGTGGAGGCTGTTTACATAGCTATAGAGACTTACAGACACAAAGAAGTTGCAATAAGAGCGGCCGAAGAAGGAAAGCACATCCTCCTAGAGAAGCCAATAGCCCTCACAGTAGAGGATGGTAAGGAGATCATAAAAGCTGCGAAGAAGGCCGGAGTAAAGCTGATGGTGCCATTCAACCCAAGATTCACTCACCCGCTGAGAAAGGCCAAGGAGATGGTCGAAAGTGGAGAGATAGGGAAGCTTGAGTACATATATGCCATCTCCGAGTATGTCAAGCCCCCAATGTTCCTTGAGGGCATAGATACGAGCTGGTTCTTCGACCCAAAGAAGAGTGGCGGAGGCGGCTTCATGGATACAGCACCCCATGGAATAGACTCACTGTTCTGGCTGACTGAGAGCGAGCCCGTTAGAGTTTACGCTGACATAGGATCAAAGATCTGGGGGTTCAAGGTTGATGACATAGGGACGGCATTGATAGAGTTCAAGAACAACGTCGTTGCACTGCTAACGGCAGGATGGGCAAATCCAAGAGGATATCCCTATGGATTGGAGATGAAATACTACATAGTCGGGGATGACGGATTCCTCGACATCAGAACCGCCTATCCAGACTTTACCGTTTACCAAGAGAGAACCGAGAAGATATACTGGGAGAGGCCAGACGTTGAGGGAATAATAAACGCCTTCATAGATGCAATCCAGCAGGACAAGGAACCACCGATTACGGGAGAAGACGCCCTTAAGAACCTTGCAGTAGTTTTGGCGGCATATGAATCAACAAAAACAGGGAAAGCGGTAAAGATAGGGCTCTAA
- the tpiA gene encoding triose-phosphate isomerase, with translation MAKLKEPIIAINFKTYIEATGKRALEIAKAAEKVYKETGVTIVVAPQLADLRMIAEAVEIPVFAQHIDPIKPGSHTGHVLPEAVKEAGAVGTLLNHSENRMILADLEAAIRRAEEVGLITMVCSNNPAVSAAVAALNPDYVAVEPPELIGTGIPVSKAKPEVITNTVELVKKVNPDVKVLCGAGISTGEDVKKAIELGTVGVLLASGVTKAKDPEKAIRDLVSGIIGKD, from the coding sequence ATGGCGAAGCTTAAGGAGCCTATTATCGCAATTAACTTCAAGACGTACATTGAGGCTACTGGGAAGAGGGCTTTGGAAATAGCTAAGGCTGCTGAGAAGGTTTACAAGGAGACTGGTGTAACGATAGTGGTTGCTCCTCAGCTTGCCGATCTAAGAATGATTGCTGAGGCAGTAGAAATTCCGGTTTTTGCCCAGCATATAGACCCTATAAAACCTGGAAGCCACACCGGTCACGTTCTTCCCGAGGCGGTTAAGGAAGCTGGGGCAGTTGGTACTTTACTCAACCACTCAGAGAACAGGATGATTTTAGCTGACTTAGAGGCCGCAATAAGGAGGGCTGAGGAAGTTGGCCTAATAACAATGGTCTGTTCAAACAATCCAGCTGTAAGTGCTGCCGTGGCAGCATTAAACCCAGATTACGTCGCAGTTGAGCCTCCAGAGCTTATAGGAACCGGGATTCCGGTGAGCAAGGCTAAGCCTGAGGTAATAACTAACACCGTCGAGCTCGTGAAGAAGGTTAACCCCGATGTCAAGGTTCTCTGTGGCGCTGGAATAAGCACTGGCGAAGATGTGAAAAAGGCAATAGAGCTTGGAACAGTCGGAGTTCTCTTGGCGAGTGGAGTTACAAAGGCAAAAGATCCAGAAAAGGCAATAAGAGATTTAGTATCGGGAATAATAGGAAAGGATTAG